In Leuconostoc kimchii IMSNU 11154, one genomic interval encodes:
- a CDS encoding sugar O-acetyltransferase, which produces MSSQKEKMLNGQLYIANDPELKNLSRRGRKLVDQYNNLLHFKEKEALLLLPKIFKSIGRSSYIEKDLYVDYGSNTSIGNNFYANTRLVLLDVAEINIGNHVMFGPNVSLLTAGHPIDMEIRNEGLEYGLPIHIQDNVWLGGNVVVNPGVTIGTNSVIGSGAVVTKNVPSNSIAVGNPAKVLRSIDEHDRALWREKRETYYKDMRG; this is translated from the coding sequence ATGTCATCACAAAAAGAAAAAATGCTAAATGGTCAGCTATACATCGCAAATGATCCTGAATTGAAAAATTTGAGTCGCCGTGGTCGAAAACTAGTAGATCAATATAACAATTTGCTTCATTTTAAGGAAAAAGAAGCACTGCTGTTGCTTCCAAAAATATTTAAATCGATCGGGCGTTCTTCTTATATTGAAAAAGATTTATATGTCGATTATGGATCTAATACTAGTATTGGAAACAATTTTTATGCTAACACAAGGTTGGTTCTTTTAGATGTTGCTGAAATTAACATCGGAAACCATGTGATGTTTGGACCAAATGTTAGCTTATTAACTGCCGGCCATCCAATTGATATGGAAATCAGAAATGAGGGATTAGAGTATGGCTTACCTATCCACATCCAAGATAATGTATGGTTAGGCGGAAATGTTGTTGTTAACCCTGGCGTTACTATCGGAACCAACTCAGTTATCGGTTCGGGCGCAGTTGTTACCAAGAACGTGCCATCAAATAGTATAGCTGTTGGCAATCCTGCCAAAGTATTAAGAAGCATAGATGAGCATGACCGTGCATTGTGGCGCGAAAAAAGAGAAACGTATTACAAAGACATGAGGGGATAA
- a CDS encoding RBBP9/YdeN family alpha/beta hydrolase, with protein MKHLDNQIYLIHGYTATPNSNWFPWINNQMKRNFSIPVNMLEMPNTDQPRVNEWDQKADEVIKPSNHMTIIGHSLGCIEALRFVSQHQISNVNLVLVSGFDETTHTLPQLHEFTDSSLDINNDILPKIKNAVVISAVDDDIVPSHYSQKLSEHLKCKFILLPNGKHFIDRDQIFELPSVYEELQNMLSQN; from the coding sequence ATGAAACACTTAGACAATCAAATTTATTTAATTCATGGCTACACAGCAACACCAAACAGTAATTGGTTCCCATGGATTAACAATCAAATGAAGCGAAACTTTTCTATCCCTGTCAATATGCTTGAGATGCCTAATACTGACCAACCTAGAGTTAATGAATGGGACCAAAAAGCTGACGAAGTTATCAAACCATCTAATCACATGACAATCATTGGTCACAGCTTAGGTTGTATTGAGGCGCTTCGTTTTGTGTCGCAACACCAAATATCAAATGTTAATTTGGTTTTAGTTTCAGGGTTTGATGAAACTACTCATACATTACCACAGCTACATGAGTTCACTGACTCTTCTCTTGACATAAATAACGATATTTTGCCAAAGATTAAAAATGCTGTTGTTATTTCAGCTGTTGATGATGACATTGTGCCCTCGCACTATTCTCAAAAATTATCTGAACATCTAAAATGTAAGTTTATTCTCTTACCTAATGGAAAACACTTTATTGATCGAGATCAAATTTTTGAATTGCCAAGCGTTTATGAAGAACTGCAAAATATGTTGTCTCAAAATTAA
- a CDS encoding alpha/beta fold hydrolase, with translation MSITYEKPNQIFRSEFGYIKYHIVGSGEPLILVHGTPWSSFNWRKIIPALSEWFTVYYYDLLGYGESEKNVSDVSLGVQNEVLSALIKHCDLNNPKIVGHDFGGATVLRTFLINKIDFEQILLIDPVAVSPWGSPFFSHVASHETAFSGLPSYIHEAVLEKYVNGATFHKMDSITLAGIKKPWISDDGQKAFYQQIAQSSQKYTDEIEPLYTDIEKPIVILWGQDDSWIPIKQGEKLSKLLTNCSLIPIENAGHLVQEDQPALVLSYILKHLKSIN, from the coding sequence ATGTCAATCACGTACGAGAAACCTAATCAGATTTTTAGAAGTGAATTTGGATATATTAAATATCATATTGTAGGTTCTGGTGAACCACTGATATTGGTGCATGGTACACCATGGTCGTCCTTTAATTGGCGTAAAATAATACCTGCGTTAAGTGAATGGTTTACGGTCTATTATTATGATTTATTGGGTTATGGTGAATCTGAAAAAAACGTGTCTGATGTATCCTTAGGTGTTCAAAATGAAGTTTTATCTGCTTTAATTAAACATTGTGATCTTAACAATCCTAAAATTGTAGGGCATGATTTTGGTGGTGCCACTGTACTAAGAACATTTTTGATTAATAAAATTGATTTTGAACAAATACTATTAATTGATCCTGTGGCTGTCTCCCCATGGGGTTCGCCATTCTTTTCTCATGTTGCTTCTCATGAAACAGCTTTTAGTGGTCTGCCTAGTTATATTCATGAAGCCGTGTTAGAAAAATATGTGAACGGTGCCACTTTTCATAAGATGGATTCGATTACTCTAGCGGGGATTAAGAAACCATGGATAAGTGATGATGGACAAAAGGCATTTTATCAACAAATAGCGCAATCAAGTCAAAAATATACAGACGAAATTGAACCATTATACACTGATATTGAAAAACCAATTGTCATATTATGGGGACAAGATGATAGTTGGATACCAATAAAACAAGGAGAAAAGCTTAGTAAACTGCTTACTAACTGTTCTTTGATTCCGATTGAAAATGCAGGCCATTTGGTTCAAGAAGATCAACCAGCTTTAGTCTTATCGTATATTCTTAAGCATTTAAAGAGCATAAACTAA
- a CDS encoding MarR family winged helix-turn-helix transcriptional regulator: MDKIEKLRYLTKAVDLEGEKQFAQLLSSEDITPTQNEVLKILDRYGSLSISEVGDLLICGSDNPSRVVQRLLLKNLIIKEKNGSDSRKTNLVLTELGKQTLNKTTIIENQFNHQIAQNFENTIAIDKLIDIFTKQISGSKTLQQISTREL; this comes from the coding sequence TTGGATAAAATAGAAAAACTCAGATACTTAACTAAAGCCGTTGATTTAGAAGGAGAAAAACAATTTGCTCAACTTTTATCTAGTGAAGATATTACGCCAACTCAAAACGAAGTGTTGAAAATATTAGACCGGTATGGCAGCCTATCGATTTCTGAAGTAGGTGATTTATTGATTTGTGGTTCGGACAACCCGAGTCGAGTTGTACAACGTTTGTTATTAAAAAATCTGATAATTAAGGAAAAAAATGGTAGTGATTCCAGAAAAACAAATTTAGTCTTAACCGAACTCGGGAAACAAACTTTAAATAAAACAACAATAATTGAGAATCAGTTTAATCACCAAATAGCTCAAAATTTCGAAAACACCATAGCAATAGATAAATTAATAGACATTTTTACCAAACAAATTTCAGGTTCAAAAACACTACAACAGATTTCTACTCGAGAGTTGTGA
- a CDS encoding MarR family winged helix-turn-helix transcriptional regulator produces MMQDLQNTIIKKLISLYSAQTQVRNKKDHFNQSNTLQNVNWTLSLRQLEALSLINTNNQCDITKLSSMLSISKPAVSRLINRLEGNQLITVTSGQDKRQKIVQLTSQGEILAAQHDRLHSEALKGYLDILDSFDNSELLAIEKFIDALNQNLKD; encoded by the coding sequence ATGATGCAAGACTTACAGAATACTATAATTAAAAAATTGATTAGCTTGTACAGCGCTCAAACACAAGTTCGAAATAAAAAAGACCATTTCAATCAGTCAAATACTTTACAAAACGTTAATTGGACACTTTCATTAAGACAACTAGAAGCCCTGTCTTTAATCAATACAAACAATCAATGTGATATTACAAAACTATCAAGTATGTTGTCTATTAGTAAACCAGCTGTTTCAAGGCTTATCAATAGACTCGAAGGTAACCAATTAATTACCGTTACTTCCGGTCAAGATAAAAGGCAAAAAATAGTTCAGCTAACCTCTCAAGGGGAAATATTGGCTGCACAACATGATCGTTTACACAGTGAAGCTCTTAAAGGCTATTTAGATATTTTAGATAGTTTTGATAATAGTGAGTTACTAGCGATTGAGAAATTTATAGATGCACTGAATCAAAATTTAAAAGATTAA
- a CDS encoding nitroreductase family protein: MNFLKQLDMRKSIRHFDSNYVISDEEIIEILNHAANAPSSNNAQPWKVVVIKDKKLLVALQKLSFNQEQVGQSSAVFLILGDKRNYDINHLIQSSRQYNLIQESEINNKAQRIKTYYSLHPEDKEAVGLRFDIGLFSMNLMHVLRAFGYDSVPMRGVDFTKIIKILRLPNEWDPILLLPVGKAVTSGYSHKRESAEKFTIII, from the coding sequence ATGAATTTTTTAAAACAACTAGATATGAGAAAATCAATCAGACATTTCGATAGCAACTATGTAATTAGTGATGAAGAGATTATAGAGATACTCAATCATGCTGCTAATGCACCATCAAGCAATAATGCACAACCATGGAAAGTTGTCGTTATCAAGGATAAGAAATTATTAGTTGCACTTCAAAAGCTGTCTTTTAACCAAGAACAGGTCGGACAATCTTCGGCAGTATTTTTAATTTTAGGAGATAAACGCAACTATGATATTAATCATTTGATACAATCAAGCCGCCAATATAACTTGATTCAAGAGTCAGAAATTAATAATAAGGCACAAAGGATTAAAACGTATTATTCTTTACATCCCGAAGATAAAGAAGCAGTTGGTCTTCGTTTTGATATTGGCTTATTTAGTATGAATTTAATGCATGTTCTGCGAGCATTTGGTTATGATTCAGTACCAATGAGAGGGGTTGATTTTACTAAAATAATAAAAATACTTAGACTACCTAATGAATGGGATCCTATTCTTTTATTACCTGTGGGGAAGGCAGTCACATCAGGGTACTCACACAAACGGGAATCTGCTGAAAAATTCACGATAATTATTTAA
- a CDS encoding cytidine deaminase has translation MDIWEKLYNEAKVLYNPHEVSPFIYAERAAAFNTYQQSKQTKIKRIIAFRDEAPSGVGGMPCGACREFLMQLNIKNADTETMVDYATRETTTLNELMPNWWGATRA, from the coding sequence ATGGATATTTGGGAAAAATTATACAACGAAGCAAAAGTATTATATAATCCGCATGAAGTGTCACCATTTATATACGCTGAACGTGCCGCTGCTTTTAACACGTATCAGCAAAGTAAACAAACAAAAATCAAACGCATCATAGCTTTCCGAGACGAGGCACCTTCTGGTGTCGGAGGCATGCCATGTGGTGCTTGTCGAGAATTTTTAATGCAATTAAATATTAAAAATGCTGATACAGAGACAATGGTTGATTACGCCACGCGAGAGACCACCACTTTAAATGAATTAATGCCAAATTGGTGGGGCGCAACACGAGCTTAA
- a CDS encoding Asp23/Gls24 family envelope stress response protein, giving the protein MVTENKSTQTSSTDVKGELTFNDKVIQKIVGYAIENVKGLLGVDGGFVSNIKNKIVNSDDPTDGIDVEVGKEQVAVDLDVIMEFGHNAHDIYKELIKVTETQLEKTTSLKLVELNVQIIDIQTQAEYQNSRVTLQDRVSDAGSTIKEKTSDGVSSVKETASNLTDDDSRVK; this is encoded by the coding sequence ATGGTTACAGAAAACAAGAGTACTCAAACTAGTTCAACAGATGTTAAAGGTGAATTAACCTTTAATGACAAGGTCATTCAAAAGATTGTCGGTTATGCCATTGAAAATGTTAAAGGTCTTCTTGGCGTAGACGGTGGTTTTGTCTCAAATATTAAAAATAAAATTGTCAACAGCGATGACCCAACGGATGGTATTGATGTGGAAGTTGGTAAAGAACAAGTTGCTGTTGACTTAGATGTCATTATGGAATTTGGTCACAATGCACATGATATCTACAAAGAGTTAATCAAAGTAACTGAGACACAATTAGAAAAAACAACGAGTCTAAAGTTAGTCGAATTAAATGTTCAAATTATTGATATCCAGACACAAGCTGAATATCAAAATTCTAGAGTGACACTACAAGACAGAGTTTCTGATGCAGGTAGTACGATCAAAGAAAAGACATCTGACGGTGTTAGTTCTGTTAAGGAAACAGCGAGCAACCTGACTGACGATGATAGTCGCGTTAAGTAA
- a CDS encoding winged helix-turn-helix transcriptional regulator — protein MQSTDKWSCGITKTMDIFSGKWRLNLFWIIAQNEGIGFNQLKHQVPEITNIMLVRSLNTLLADGLISKKLTGSKAPFHSAYRLTNKSKELLPLLLKINDWGNHALLKP, from the coding sequence ATGCAATCAACTGACAAATGGTCATGTGGTATCACCAAAACGATGGATATTTTTTCCGGTAAATGGCGCCTTAATTTATTTTGGATTATTGCTCAAAATGAAGGGATTGGATTTAATCAACTAAAGCATCAAGTACCTGAAATTACTAACATCATGTTAGTTCGTTCACTAAACACCTTGTTAGCTGATGGTCTTATTTCAAAAAAGTTAACTGGAAGCAAGGCACCTTTCCATTCAGCATACCGTTTAACCAACAAGTCTAAAGAGCTACTACCACTACTTTTGAAAATCAATGATTGGGGAAATCATGCATTACTGAAGCCTTAA
- a CDS encoding GNAT family N-acetyltransferase, translated as MIRAIVENDLIELNKINHEELGYNYSLDKSLIQLRKILKDSDHHFLAVYEDDVTKKVLGYVHAEVYEEIYTDPALNVLALAVLSHHHHSGVGIKLMSWLEKTAIDNDFKSIRLNSGMSRTNAHGFYEHIGYVHVKDQKKFIKVF; from the coding sequence ATGATACGTGCTATTGTAGAAAATGATCTCATAGAATTGAATAAAATAAATCATGAAGAGCTTGGCTATAACTATTCTTTAGATAAATCGTTAATTCAACTTCGTAAAATTTTAAAAGATTCTGACCATCATTTTTTGGCAGTTTATGAAGATGATGTTACTAAGAAAGTTTTAGGTTATGTACATGCTGAAGTTTACGAAGAAATTTATACAGATCCTGCTCTCAATGTCTTAGCTTTAGCTGTTTTGAGTCATCATCATCATTCTGGTGTTGGCATCAAACTTATGTCATGGTTAGAGAAAACTGCTATTGATAATGATTTTAAATCTATTCGATTAAATTCTGGAATGAGTAGAACAAATGCACATGGTTTCTATGAACATATTGGCTATGTACATGTCAAAGACCAGAAAAAGTTCATCAAAGTTTTTTAA
- a CDS encoding DUF2273 domain-containing protein: MKNKIPNSWLFGVLGFILATLLMTVGFTNTFWIVVITVLASTVGYLLDKYDFDFTPLVQIFKRK; encoded by the coding sequence TTGAAGAATAAAATTCCCAATAGTTGGCTATTTGGTGTTCTAGGCTTTATCTTAGCAACTCTACTGATGACTGTTGGTTTTACTAATACTTTTTGGATTGTAGTTATAACAGTATTAGCAAGTACTGTCGGTTACTTGTTAGACAAATATGATTTTGATTTCACACCATTAGTACAAATTTTTAAACGTAAATAG
- a CDS encoding MmcQ/YjbR family DNA-binding protein, translated as MLSQNEIWLRMKRFESFGNQLPHAKVYYRIDWETVYFDLDGKMFGLMSPKADNNTLLTLKGDPEANIIMRELYNDVIPGYHTNKKHWNSIRLNTTELSDTEVEKMIKKSYDLVWLNLPQSVKDRLRNGA; from the coding sequence ATGTTGTCCCAAAACGAAATTTGGTTAAGAATGAAACGTTTTGAAAGTTTTGGTAATCAGTTACCACATGCTAAAGTATATTATCGTATAGACTGGGAAACAGTTTATTTCGATTTGGACGGTAAAATGTTTGGCCTTATGTCACCTAAAGCCGACAACAACACGTTATTGACTTTAAAGGGTGACCCAGAAGCCAACATCATTATGCGTGAGCTTTACAATGATGTGATTCCTGGCTATCACACGAACAAAAAGCATTGGAATTCTATCCGACTGAACACAACAGAATTGAGCGACACGGAAGTTGAAAAAATGATTAAAAAATCATATGATCTAGTGTGGCTTAACTTACCTCAGTCTGTGAAAGATAGATTGCGTAATGGCGCATAA
- a CDS encoding acyl-CoA thioester hydrolase/BAAT C-terminal domain-containing protein → MKSAIDFLKSHDVTDKDRIGIYGRSKGAEFALLAASYYTQIKCVVINSPSNIVYEGISHKRLPIRKSSWSYKGKDINYFPFSYRSFIWSKIKNQSFPIVRENSEYEIPVEKTNGNIFCVFSTKDEIWNAELATTRIEKRLKRYQFKNKLRIMRVEHTGHMLTVPFQPNNRYKSISQCRNYE, encoded by the coding sequence ATAAAGTCAGCAATTGACTTCTTAAAGTCTCACGATGTAACTGATAAGGATCGTATTGGTATTTATGGTCGATCAAAAGGAGCAGAATTTGCTTTACTTGCGGCAAGTTACTACACACAAATCAAATGTGTTGTAATAAACTCCCCATCTAATATAGTTTATGAGGGTATAAGTCATAAAAGATTACCCATACGTAAATCATCTTGGTCTTATAAAGGCAAAGACATTAATTACTTTCCGTTTTCATACAGAAGTTTTATATGGTCTAAGATCAAAAATCAAAGCTTTCCCATTGTAAGGGAAAATAGTGAGTACGAAATACCTGTGGAAAAAACTAACGGAAATATTTTCTGTGTATTTTCAACAAAAGATGAAATTTGGAACGCTGAACTAGCAACCACAAGAATAGAGAAACGATTAAAAAGATATCAGTTCAAAAACAAGTTAAGGATAATGCGTGTTGAACATACGGGTCATATGTTAACTGTTCCTTTTCAACCTAACAATCGCTATAAGTCAATTTCACAATGTAGAAATTATGAATGA
- a CDS encoding DMT family transporter, whose translation MHINKRKPGLGLLLAFLSPFLWSVSGIVAEDLFLHAGITVNWLVTLRMLISGLLILLYASIKHQKIFAIFKNFKDCFQLIIFTVFGMTALQFTFFKAVDTGNAATATVLQYLAPILIILFLSLINQKLPNRADTISVILAILGTVLIVTQGHFNSLNVPLIAVFWGVMVAFSDVVYTLLPHKLIGKYGALTIVGWSMLTGGLIMNFLFQPWGSSPKLNTIIVIELFIVIVFGTMFAYLFYLQSLQYIDPTTVSVLGAVEPLSSAILSVLFLNISFNATGILGFILVIGVTFLQYWSVKNFVPKYQS comes from the coding sequence ATGCACATAAACAAAAGAAAACCTGGATTAGGATTGTTATTAGCGTTCTTAAGTCCTTTTTTATGGTCAGTATCAGGTATTGTTGCTGAAGATTTATTTTTACACGCTGGTATCACCGTAAATTGGTTAGTCACGCTTCGTATGCTAATATCAGGACTACTGATTCTACTGTACGCAAGTATTAAACACCAAAAAATATTCGCTATTTTCAAAAATTTTAAAGATTGTTTTCAACTGATTATATTCACTGTTTTTGGCATGACAGCTTTGCAGTTTACATTTTTCAAAGCAGTAGATACAGGTAACGCTGCTACTGCGACCGTCTTACAATATCTAGCGCCCATACTCATCATACTTTTCTTATCATTGATTAATCAAAAACTTCCAAATCGAGCAGACACCATTTCAGTGATTCTGGCTATATTAGGCACAGTACTCATTGTGACACAGGGACATTTCAATTCGCTAAATGTCCCTCTAATCGCTGTATTCTGGGGTGTAATGGTGGCCTTTAGTGACGTCGTTTATACACTATTACCTCACAAATTAATTGGTAAATATGGCGCCTTAACTATTGTAGGGTGGTCCATGTTGACTGGTGGACTCATCATGAATTTTTTATTTCAGCCGTGGGGGAGTTCTCCTAAATTAAATACAATTATCGTTATTGAATTATTCATAGTCATAGTTTTTGGAACTATGTTTGCGTACTTATTTTATTTGCAAAGTTTACAATATATTGATCCTACCACTGTTAGTGTCTTAGGGGCTGTGGAGCCGCTCTCTTCTGCTATTTTAAGTGTGTTGTTTCTGAACATATCGTTTAATGCGACTGGTATTTTAGGCTTCATATTAGTGATTGGTGTTACTTTTTTACAGTATTGGTCAGTAAAAAACTTTGTTCCAAAATACCAAAGCTAG
- a CDS encoding SDR family NAD(P)-dependent oxidoreductase yields MKYTVITGASSGIGKAFAQHYAQKNNNLVLIARSEDKLKLMKQELEQKFGINVMPLAYDLSIANIAQTIYTKLSDNHIEVETLINSAGVATNGFVNDTSYESQHNEIMLNVVSLFDLTKLFLSSMLANNDGTIINVASTSAYHPIPTMAVYAASKAFVLSFSEALSAETRGTNVNVFAVSPGATDTNFFSNGGVSYGNLRTPDHVVDMTMSALEKNKISKIDGFNNYFTSMVLPRLLTRNRMVKMVYNIMMKQK; encoded by the coding sequence ATGAAATACACAGTGATCACAGGCGCTTCTTCAGGTATTGGCAAAGCTTTTGCGCAACATTATGCTCAAAAAAACAATAACTTAGTTTTGATTGCAAGGTCAGAGGATAAATTGAAACTGATGAAACAGGAACTCGAGCAAAAATTTGGTATTAACGTTATGCCGTTGGCATACGATTTATCTATAGCAAACATCGCTCAAACAATATATACGAAATTGTCGGATAATCATATTGAAGTGGAGACGCTCATCAATTCAGCGGGAGTAGCAACTAATGGATTCGTGAATGATACCTCTTACGAGAGTCAACATAATGAGATCATGTTAAATGTTGTATCTTTATTTGATTTGACTAAATTATTTTTAAGTTCAATGCTTGCAAATAATGATGGTACGATTATCAATGTGGCATCAACTTCAGCTTACCATCCAATTCCTACCATGGCGGTCTATGCCGCCAGCAAGGCCTTTGTCTTATCATTTTCCGAAGCATTATCTGCTGAGACTCGGGGAACAAATGTTAATGTATTTGCGGTTAGTCCAGGTGCTACAGATACTAATTTCTTTTCAAATGGTGGCGTATCGTATGGTAACTTACGTACACCTGATCACGTCGTTGATATGACAATGTCTGCTTTAGAGAAGAATAAAATATCAAAAATTGATGGTTTCAATAATTACTTCACGAGTATGGTGCTACCTAGATTATTGACAAGAAACAGAATGGTTAAAATGGTTTATAATATAATGATGAAGCAAAAATGA
- a CDS encoding MetQ/NlpA family ABC transporter substrate-binding protein: MSKTTKWLIGGVAIVAIAGIAYASFGPNTVGKKKETLTVGIMAGDKRTDEQWKIIKRNAQKEGLTLKIKTFTDYTQPNAALSSGDIDANAFQHYIFLSDWNKSHKSNIVPVGETILVAGRLYSDKHKAIKNIPQNGIVSISNSKITQGRSLLVLQSAGLIKLSDKVKDPTIKDITENKKNLQFKQLATDQLVRTLPEVDLSSIDPSFIVGSGRSIKSAIYVQPVDKSTHGGINIIATTKNKKNSSAVKKFVKAYQSNNVANYIDNKSGTGEIAVWQGAPKVR; this comes from the coding sequence ATGAGTAAAACAACTAAATGGCTTATTGGTGGCGTAGCAATTGTCGCTATTGCTGGCATTGCTTACGCAAGCTTTGGTCCGAATACAGTCGGCAAAAAGAAGGAAACACTAACTGTTGGTATAATGGCGGGTGATAAACGCACTGATGAACAGTGGAAAATCATTAAACGTAACGCCCAAAAAGAAGGTTTAACTCTAAAAATTAAGACATTTACCGATTACACGCAACCCAATGCTGCACTATCATCAGGTGATATTGACGCTAATGCATTTCAACATTATATTTTTTTGAGTGACTGGAATAAAAGTCACAAGTCTAATATTGTGCCGGTTGGTGAAACAATATTAGTTGCTGGGCGTTTATATTCAGATAAACATAAAGCAATTAAAAATATTCCTCAAAATGGTATTGTTAGCATTTCAAACAGTAAAATTACTCAAGGTAGATCATTATTAGTGCTGCAATCTGCTGGTTTAATTAAGCTATCAGACAAGGTGAAAGATCCAACTATAAAGGATATTACTGAGAACAAGAAAAATTTGCAATTTAAGCAATTAGCTACTGATCAGTTAGTAAGAACTTTGCCCGAGGTTGATTTATCTTCAATTGATCCTAGTTTTATAGTAGGATCGGGCCGTTCCATAAAATCTGCTATTTATGTCCAACCTGTGGACAAAAGCACACACGGCGGTATTAATATTATTGCCACCACAAAAAATAAGAAAAATAGTTCTGCTGTTAAAAAATTTGTAAAAGCCTACCAATCAAATAACGTAGCAAATTATATTGATAACAAAAGCGGCACAGGAGAAATTGCAGTATGGCAGGGAGCACCAAAAGTACGATAA
- the amaP gene encoding alkaline shock response membrane anchor protein AmaP produces MKKWQKSFLGLLCLVYIFVLSMTIWPKFVTTTNDFFAKITGNNPINQHDLLNVSQLGLLILTVLILFIILFIPVQKKGILLEKHKEGVLSLSNEGIISFVNTRLSGYGLSNIRVNFKNTKHVNHFDITADSLYQKHVIGQLPQIKQILTSEIQELLSGIDEKKLKLNIKVDQKSTSSSHKKRATRVV; encoded by the coding sequence ATGAAAAAATGGCAAAAATCTTTTCTTGGCTTGTTATGTTTGGTTTATATTTTTGTGCTGTCAATGACCATTTGGCCGAAATTCGTTACAACTACGAATGATTTTTTTGCTAAAATAACCGGTAATAATCCTATCAACCAACATGATCTATTGAATGTTTCTCAACTAGGTTTGCTAATACTTACTGTTCTTATTTTGTTTATTATTTTGTTTATACCAGTACAAAAAAAGGGCATTCTGCTTGAAAAACATAAGGAAGGTGTATTATCGTTGAGCAACGAGGGTATTATTAGTTTTGTGAATACAAGACTGTCCGGTTATGGTCTATCTAACATCAGGGTTAATTTTAAAAACACCAAGCATGTTAATCACTTCGATATTACTGCGGATTCATTGTATCAAAAGCATGTCATCGGACAATTACCCCAAATCAAGCAAATATTGACGAGTGAAATCCAAGAATTACTGTCCGGAATTGATGAAAAAAAACTGAAATTAAATATTAAAGTCGATCAAAAATCGACCAGTAGTTCACATAAAAAAAGGGCTACACGAGTTGTGTAG